The proteins below are encoded in one region of Haloimpatiens massiliensis:
- the dut gene encoding dUTP diphosphatase: MYKLKVKLIDKDAKMPEYAHEGDAGLDLFSVDETDILPGETKLVHTGISIELPKSTEAQIRPRSGLALKNSITVLNTPGTIDEGYRGEIGVILINHGKNSFKVEKGMKIAQMVIKPVFLVEVEETSELVSSERGEGGFGSTGI, translated from the coding sequence ATGTATAAATTAAAGGTTAAACTAATAGATAAAGATGCAAAAATGCCAGAGTATGCTCATGAGGGAGATGCGGGATTAGATTTATTTTCAGTAGATGAAACTGACATATTACCTGGTGAAACAAAGCTTGTACATACAGGTATAAGTATAGAATTACCAAAGAGCACAGAAGCTCAAATAAGACCTAGAAGTGGCCTTGCACTAAAAAACAGCATAACAGTTTTAAATACTCCAGGTACCATAGATGAAGGGTATAGGGGAGAAATTGGTGTAATATTAATAAACCACGGGAAAAATTCTTTTAAGGTTGAAAAAGGTATGAAAATAGCTCAAATGGTTATTAAACCTGTATTTTTGGTAGAGGTAGAGGAAACTTCGGAGCTAGTCTCATCTGAAAGAGGCGAGGGTGGATTTGGTTCTACAGGAATATAG
- a CDS encoding biotin--[acetyl-CoA-carboxylase] ligase, with amino-acid sequence MKEEILHLLKNSGMEFLSGEDISKEFGVTRAAIWKYINSLREEGYKIESVSRKGYRIVESPDTLTEEEVDEYLHTKYMGRNIVHFETIDSTNTKAKELAVEGQPEGTVIISEEQIQGKGRLGRNWTSPKNKGIWMSIILRPDIDPIKVCMVTQVAAAAAVKAIEEMGIEGYIKWPNDIVVEGKKVCGILTEMSGELDKINYVTLGMGINVNLEEKDFPKELRDIATSLKIEKSKSINRKALVGKILNNFENLYESFVKEGDIEKSLAICREKSILLGKEIQIIGRNEVRKAKAITIDEEGRLVVSHEDGKEEKIISGEVSIRGIYGYVD; translated from the coding sequence ATGAAAGAAGAAATTCTTCATCTTTTAAAAAACTCAGGAATGGAGTTTCTTTCAGGGGAAGATATAAGCAAGGAATTTGGAGTAACTCGTGCAGCAATTTGGAAATATATAAACAGTTTAAGAGAAGAAGGATATAAAATAGAGTCTGTGTCTAGAAAAGGATATAGAATAGTAGAATCTCCAGATACTCTTACAGAAGAGGAAGTAGATGAATACTTACATACAAAATATATGGGAAGAAATATAGTACATTTTGAGACTATAGATTCTACAAATACCAAAGCTAAGGAGTTAGCAGTAGAGGGGCAGCCAGAGGGGACTGTTATAATATCCGAAGAACAAATCCAGGGAAAAGGGAGATTGGGTAGAAATTGGACATCACCTAAGAATAAGGGTATATGGATGTCCATAATTTTAAGACCAGATATAGATCCAATTAAAGTTTGTATGGTTACTCAAGTAGCAGCGGCAGCAGCAGTTAAGGCCATAGAGGAAATGGGAATAGAAGGTTATATAAAATGGCCTAATGACATAGTTGTAGAAGGTAAAAAGGTTTGTGGAATTTTAACAGAAATGAGCGGAGAACTGGACAAGATAAACTATGTAACATTAGGCATGGGTATAAATGTGAATCTAGAAGAAAAGGATTTTCCAAAGGAGCTTAGAGACATAGCTACTTCTTTAAAGATAGAAAAAAGTAAGAGTATTAATAGAAAAGCCCTAGTAGGGAAAATACTTAATAATTTTGAAAATCTTTATGAAAGCTTTGTAAAAGAGGGAGATATAGAGAAGTCTTTAGCTATATGTAGGGAAAAGTCTATATTATTAGGGAAAGAAATTCAGATTATAGGAAGAAATGAAGTGAGAAAAGCTAAAGCAATAACCATAGATGAAGAAGGTAGATTAGTTGTAAGTCATGAAGATGGAAAAGAAGAAAAAATTATTTCTGGGGAAGTATCTATTAGAGGAATATATGGGTATGTGGACTAA
- a CDS encoding response regulator transcription factor, translating into MNDNISILVVEDDVDINNLLCKILTKEGYKVTGAYSGSEGRMCLEKYDFQMVLLDLMLPGVSGEELISYIRRVKTMPIIVISAKLQQDTKIEVLKLGADDFVSKPFDINEVVARVEAQLRRYMIFSNNIEKKNIVVYKDLVLDKEKIEVTLKGKTIPLTSREFSILELLMTYPNKVFTKANLFQHVWNDEFIGDDNTVNVHISNLRAKISKIDKHTEYIHTVWGIGFKMSDKT; encoded by the coding sequence ATGAATGATAATATAAGTATATTGGTTGTGGAAGATGACGTGGATATAAATAATCTTTTGTGTAAAATACTTACTAAGGAAGGGTACAAGGTAACAGGCGCTTATTCAGGTTCAGAGGGAAGGATGTGTCTTGAAAAGTACGATTTTCAAATGGTCTTGCTAGATTTGATGTTACCAGGTGTCAGTGGTGAAGAACTTATTTCGTATATAAGAAGAGTTAAGACCATGCCTATTATAGTTATTTCTGCAAAGCTTCAGCAAGATACTAAAATAGAAGTATTAAAACTCGGTGCAGATGATTTTGTGTCAAAGCCTTTTGATATTAATGAAGTGGTGGCAAGAGTTGAAGCTCAGTTAAGACGCTACATGATATTCTCTAACAATATTGAAAAGAAAAATATAGTAGTTTATAAAGACTTGGTTTTGGATAAAGAAAAAATAGAAGTTACACTTAAGGGAAAAACAATACCTCTTACCTCAAGAGAATTTTCCATATTAGAGCTTCTGATGACTTATCCTAACAAGGTGTTTACAAAGGCTAATTTGTTCCAGCATGTTTGGAATGACGAATTTATAGGCGATGATAATACAGTCAATGTTCATATAAGCAACCTTCGAGCAAAAATATCTAAAATTGATAAGCATACAGAATATATTCATACTGTATGGGGTATTGGTTTTAAGATGAGTGATAAAACTTAA
- a CDS encoding ATP-binding cassette domain-containing protein, whose amino-acid sequence METVVKTNNLTKIYHKYSAVNNINIDVKQGDIYGLVGKNGAGKTTLIKMISGNTIKSNGEIELFGETSENGLNKARMRTGCIIETPSFFPYLSAKKNLEYYRIQRGIPEKECVDEALKIVGLHDVGSKKFKKFSLGMKQRLGLALSIMSSPDLLILDEPINGLDPMGIVEFREILLKLNREKSTTIIISSHILEELSQLATVYGFIHNGQLIEQIGAKELKEKCRQCVSIRVKNKENATVVIENDLKCNDYEVLNENEIRLYKYINEPEIVVQALVKNGVMVSSCNVVGDKLENYFINLIGGGYHA is encoded by the coding sequence ATGGAAACAGTTGTTAAAACTAATAATCTTACAAAAATATATCATAAGTATTCTGCTGTAAATAATATAAATATAGATGTAAAACAGGGAGATATTTATGGTCTTGTTGGTAAGAATGGAGCGGGTAAAACTACTTTAATTAAAATGATAAGTGGAAATACAATAAAGTCTAATGGGGAGATAGAGTTATTTGGTGAAACTTCCGAAAATGGATTAAATAAAGCTAGAATGAGAACTGGATGTATAATAGAAACACCAAGTTTCTTTCCATATTTATCAGCAAAGAAAAATTTAGAGTATTACAGAATTCAAAGAGGAATTCCAGAAAAGGAATGTGTAGATGAAGCTCTTAAAATTGTAGGACTTCATGATGTAGGAAGCAAGAAGTTTAAGAAATTTTCCCTTGGTATGAAACAGAGGCTAGGTTTAGCTCTTAGTATAATGTCAAGCCCAGATTTACTTATTCTAGATGAACCTATAAATGGACTGGATCCTATGGGTATTGTAGAATTTAGAGAAATTTTATTAAAACTTAACAGAGAAAAAAGTACTACTATAATAATATCTAGCCATATATTAGAAGAACTTTCCCAGCTTGCTACGGTTTATGGTTTCATACATAATGGACAACTTATAGAGCAAATAGGAGCAAAAGAATTAAAAGAAAAATGCAGGCAATGTGTATCAATTAGGGTTAAGAATAAGGAAAATGCTACTGTTGTAATTGAAAATGATTTAAAATGTAATGATTACGAGGTTTTAAATGAAAATGAAATAAGGCTATATAAATATATAAATGAACCTGAAATAGTAGTGCAGGCTCTTGTAAAGAATGGAGTAATGGTATCCTCCTGTAATGTAGTTGGTGATAAATTAGAGAACTACTTTATAAATTTAATTGGAGGTGGATATCATGCTTAA
- a CDS encoding ABC transporter permease, with amino-acid sequence MLNYIKAELYRNFNRLYFWVYTGGVAIIALALNIIMGVKEGYNFINFTELLSIVPNLFILPVFLAVGIIDIVISEENKNNTLKNIVCFGISRNKLVLSKIIVGTILCFLSWSIILITFLGSGLALFGTGPNFSISILGEFITKLFVAMPLWIGTIAVGTFMGFVCNSGNILGFSYAMIFLFLKKIIAILSQLVWDKFKYAYDFLITIQLGNLAKPSLTSEDIRWAILIGIGYTLVFTALSLVYLKNKEIS; translated from the coding sequence ATGCTTAATTATATAAAAGCAGAGCTTTATAGAAATTTTAATAGATTGTATTTTTGGGTGTATACAGGAGGAGTGGCTATTATAGCACTAGCATTAAATATAATTATGGGAGTAAAGGAGGGCTATAATTTTATTAATTTTACTGAATTATTGAGTATAGTTCCTAATTTATTTATTTTACCAGTGTTTTTAGCAGTAGGGATTATTGACATAGTCATATCAGAAGAGAATAAAAATAATACTTTGAAAAATATTGTATGTTTTGGTATTTCAAGAAATAAATTAGTTTTATCAAAGATTATAGTGGGAACTATACTTTGTTTCTTATCATGGAGTATTATATTAATTACGTTTTTAGGTAGTGGATTAGCTTTATTTGGAACTGGACCTAATTTTTCTATAAGTATTTTAGGGGAGTTTATAACCAAATTATTTGTAGCTATGCCTCTTTGGATTGGAACTATAGCAGTAGGTACCTTTATGGGTTTTGTATGTAATAGTGGTAATATACTGGGCTTTTCATATGCCATGATATTTTTATTTTTAAAAAAGATAATTGCTATACTTTCACAATTAGTTTGGGATAAATTTAAATATGCCTATGATTTTCTTATTACAATTCAATTAGGCAACTTGGCTAAACCTAGCCTTACTAGTGAAGATATACGTTGGGCAATTTTAATAGGTATAGGTTATACATTAGTTTTTACCGCTTTAAGTTTAGTATATTTAAAAAATAAAGAAATTAGTTAG
- a CDS encoding sensor histidine kinase, protein MQWIITNFLIVLVIIFVTLYVLFCKEIKNINEQLHVINKSNTNSKIKLSWCNKHLKSLVLQINKNLEEKQKVKVEYKRMDLELRQAIANISHDLRTPLTSIMGYIQLMEDEHISDDERTQYIDVIKNRTNSLQILISEFYDLSRLQSDEYVLELKALNLSNILCDTMAAFYYDFVNKGIEPMVQIDEKAKLIIADENAVRRIISNLIQNALKYAKKFVHISLKQEKEVIVTTITNDALYLSEEDASHLFERFFTADRTRSGKDTGLGLAITKSLVDKMGNSIYSELKESKFSITIKWKNIN, encoded by the coding sequence ATGCAGTGGATTATTACAAATTTTCTTATAGTACTGGTGATAATTTTTGTCACCCTTTATGTTTTATTTTGTAAAGAGATTAAGAATATAAATGAACAACTGCACGTGATAAATAAATCTAATACTAATTCAAAGATAAAATTATCCTGGTGCAATAAGCATTTGAAGAGTTTGGTTTTGCAGATAAATAAAAATTTAGAGGAAAAACAAAAGGTTAAAGTAGAATATAAAAGAATGGATTTGGAGCTTAGGCAGGCAATAGCAAACATATCTCATGATTTAAGGACTCCTCTTACGTCTATAATGGGATATATACAGCTTATGGAGGATGAACATATATCTGATGATGAAAGGACACAGTATATAGACGTAATAAAAAATAGGACAAATTCTTTACAGATTTTGATATCAGAATTCTACGATTTATCGAGGCTCCAATCTGATGAGTATGTACTTGAGCTTAAGGCGCTGAACTTATCTAATATACTGTGTGATACCATGGCAGCTTTCTATTATGATTTTGTAAATAAAGGTATAGAGCCAATGGTTCAGATAGATGAAAAAGCAAAACTTATTATTGCTGATGAAAATGCAGTAAGAAGAATAATTTCTAATTTGATTCAGAATGCATTGAAATATGCAAAGAAGTTTGTACACATATCACTAAAGCAGGAGAAGGAAGTTATAGTTACAACTATTACTAATGATGCTTTATACCTAAGTGAGGAAGATGCAAGTCATTTATTTGAAAGATTTTTCACTGCAGATCGCACTAGAAGTGGGAAAGATACAGGTCTCGGCCTTGCTATAACAAAGTCATTGGTTGATAAAATGGGTAATAGTATTTATTCAGAACTTAAAGAGAGCAAATTTAGTATAACAATAAAGTGGAAAAACATAAATTAG
- a CDS encoding response regulator transcription factor, with amino-acid sequence MKKILVVEDDAPIRDLICINLEMVGYKVLKASDGDSAKKIIESNQLDLILLDVMLPKIDGFTLITKIKNRGIPIIFVTAKESVLDRVKGLRLGADDYIVKPFETIELLARIEVVLRRYGKEDDIIQFKHLNVYTEQRIVKINNNIIELTPKEYDLLVFLLQNKNIALTRDQILEKVWGFDYGGETRTVDIHIQRLRDKLNLKENIKTIFKVGYRLQD; translated from the coding sequence ATGAAAAAAATTTTAGTAGTGGAAGATGATGCTCCTATTAGAGACTTAATATGTATAAATCTTGAAATGGTAGGATATAAGGTATTAAAAGCCTCTGATGGTGATTCAGCAAAAAAAATTATTGAAAGTAATCAATTAGATTTAATCTTATTAGATGTTATGCTTCCCAAAATCGATGGATTTACTTTAATTACAAAAATTAAAAACAGAGGAATTCCTATTATATTTGTTACAGCCAAAGAATCTGTACTAGATAGAGTAAAAGGGCTTAGATTAGGAGCAGATGATTATATAGTTAAACCATTTGAAACAATTGAACTCTTAGCTAGAATAGAAGTGGTATTAAGAAGATACGGCAAAGAAGATGATATAATACAATTTAAACATTTAAATGTATATACAGAGCAAAGGATAGTTAAAATTAACAATAACATAATTGAACTTACACCAAAAGAATATGATCTTCTAGTATTTCTTCTACAAAATAAAAATATTGCACTTACTAGAGACCAAATCCTAGAAAAAGTATGGGGATTTGATTATGGCGGCGAAACAAGAACTGTAGATATTCATATTCAAAGACTTAGAGATAAGTTAAATTTGAAAGAGAACATTAAAACTATATTTAAAGTTGGTTACAGATTGCAAGATTAA
- a CDS encoding sensor histidine kinase: MTLFLILFNGAGIFIIENIHKRGIDRSIKAALDEHKSVEGILYLNADSSLDNYTSTNSTLKDWVNLIISSYVFNVQSEPSFVEIYDNNNSLIFSNSQLKLNTSRPEIINSKLKERSFIIRQVNDKRYLFITSKFKIQNTTLNLVLTKNINYLYTQRIENYQLFMILDIFITLLLALGMYFISKKVTTPIVHLSKTSKEVAQGDYTKRIYVKNRKDEISSLAKNFNIMIEAIEENIQKLTDLNASQQRFIDSLTHELKTPLTSIIGYSDLLIKGNINEEVKFKALSYINSEATRLEKLSLALLKLRLIQQEKLILNNVSINTCINTACKTLSYKIKESNINLKVNIQNCTVTGDSQLITILLINILDNAIKASNNSGIIEITGILNNEDTQYTLSIKDYGIGIPMNDLYKIKEPFYMVDKARDRAKNGAGLGLALCNEICSIHKINFDINSIVNEGTTVLLTFNKENIVL; the protein is encoded by the coding sequence ATGACTTTATTCCTTATACTATTTAACGGTGCTGGAATATTTATTATTGAAAATATACACAAAAGAGGTATTGACAGAAGTATAAAAGCAGCTCTAGATGAGCATAAAAGTGTAGAAGGAATTTTATATCTTAATGCAGATTCTTCATTAGATAACTATACATCCACCAATAGTACATTAAAAGATTGGGTAAATTTAATAATAAGCAGCTATGTTTTTAATGTTCAATCAGAACCAAGTTTTGTAGAAATATATGATAATAATAACAGCTTAATTTTTTCTAATTCACAATTGAAGTTAAATACCTCTAGACCAGAAATAATCAATTCAAAACTAAAAGAGAGGTCTTTTATAATAAGACAAGTTAATGATAAACGTTACCTATTTATTACCTCGAAATTTAAAATTCAAAATACCACTTTAAACTTAGTATTAACAAAAAATATTAATTATTTATATACACAACGTATTGAAAACTATCAACTTTTTATGATATTAGATATTTTTATAACACTATTGCTTGCACTTGGGATGTATTTTATTTCAAAAAAAGTTACAACTCCAATAGTACATCTTAGTAAAACATCCAAAGAAGTGGCACAAGGTGATTATACTAAAAGAATATATGTTAAAAATAGAAAAGATGAAATTTCATCTTTAGCTAAAAACTTTAATATTATGATTGAAGCTATAGAAGAAAATATTCAAAAGCTTACGGATTTAAATGCTTCGCAACAAAGATTTATTGACAGCTTAACACACGAACTTAAAACACCTCTTACTTCTATTATTGGATATTCAGATTTATTAATTAAAGGTAATATAAACGAAGAAGTTAAATTTAAAGCCCTAAGTTACATAAATTCAGAAGCTACAAGATTAGAGAAATTAAGTCTTGCATTATTAAAATTAAGACTTATACAACAAGAAAAACTAATTTTAAATAATGTTTCTATAAATACATGTATAAATACTGCCTGTAAAACCTTAAGTTATAAAATAAAAGAAAGTAATATAAATTTAAAAGTTAATATACAGAACTGTACTGTTACTGGTGATTCACAACTAATAACAATTCTCTTAATAAACATTTTAGACAATGCCATAAAAGCTTCTAATAATTCAGGTATTATTGAAATTACAGGTATTTTAAATAATGAAGACACTCAATATACTTTATCTATAAAAGATTATGGCATAGGTATCCCTATGAATGATTTATATAAAATAAAAGAACCTTTTTATATGGTAGATAAGGCCAGAGATAGAGCTAAAAATGGTGCTGGGTTAGGATTAGCTTTATGTAATGAAATATGCAGTATTCACAAAATAAATTTTGACATTAATAGTATAGTTAATGAGGGTACTACTGTATTACTAACATTCAATAAGGAGAATATTGTATTATGA
- a CDS encoding M15 family metallopeptidase — MKKILPTVLLPLFLSIFLSLIIFNLVFINTNLNSLNNNAKIQYTSKPQIVQNDQTNKKSNKTDIILVNKTNTVTKNYRPENLTIPNVKFIYYADPKVKQMESKAAEALESLFQAASKDNITLLAVSGYRPYEYQRGLYNNDKQSSNNTDKYLAKPGTSEHQTGLAMDVLSDEYSSLDEGFVNTKAYEWLKENCYKYGFIIRYPKEKEDITKYNFEPWHIRYVGITHSKEITNKNLTLEEYLGNTD, encoded by the coding sequence ATGAAAAAAATACTGCCTACTGTATTATTACCTTTATTTTTATCTATATTTTTATCACTTATAATATTCAATTTAGTATTTATAAATACAAACTTAAATTCATTGAATAATAATGCTAAAATTCAATATACATCTAAACCTCAAATAGTTCAAAATGACCAAACAAATAAAAAATCCAATAAAACTGATATTATATTAGTAAATAAAACCAATACAGTAACCAAAAACTACCGTCCTGAAAATCTTACTATACCAAATGTTAAATTCATATATTATGCTGATCCTAAAGTCAAACAGATGGAATCAAAAGCTGCAGAAGCATTAGAAAGTTTATTTCAAGCTGCCTCAAAAGACAACATAACACTATTAGCTGTTTCTGGCTATAGGCCTTATGAATACCAAAGAGGACTTTATAATAATGATAAGCAGTCTTCTAATAACACTGATAAATATTTAGCTAAGCCAGGAACCAGTGAACACCAAACAGGTTTAGCTATGGATGTACTTTCTGATGAATATTCTTCACTAGATGAAGGCTTTGTTAACACAAAAGCTTATGAATGGCTTAAAGAAAACTGTTATAAATATGGCTTTATAATTCGGTATCCTAAAGAAAAAGAAGATATAACAAAATATAATTTTGAACCTTGGCATATACGATATGTTGGAATTACACATTCTAAAGAAATTACAAATAAAAATCTTACCTTAGAAGAATATTTAGGTAACACAGACTAG
- a CDS encoding M15 family metallopeptidase, giving the protein MKKLLCSLILVLAIICSINAFTDLKDKENNLNNENTSTVVKETNPNITTKVNSTQTNKKTNILLINDKNKLSKSYIPKNLVIPKVKFISYADPNVKKMDIDAAVALESLFLSASKDNIELLAVSGYRTYEYQDKLYKKSKNTTRASDKATSEYVAKPGTSEHQSGLAMDVLSDECFYLNDSFSQTNAYAWLKENCYKYGFIIRYPKGRENITGYCFEPWHIRYIGLPASKEIMESDITLEEYLLPTGN; this is encoded by the coding sequence ATGAAAAAATTACTATGTTCTTTGATTTTGGTTTTAGCTATAATTTGTTCAATAAATGCCTTTACAGATTTAAAAGATAAAGAAAATAATTTAAATAATGAAAACACTAGTACTGTAGTTAAAGAGACAAATCCCAATATCACTACTAAAGTTAACAGTACTCAAACAAACAAAAAAACAAATATTCTTTTAATAAATGATAAAAATAAATTAAGTAAATCATATATTCCAAAAAATCTTGTAATTCCAAAAGTAAAATTTATATCTTATGCAGATCCTAATGTGAAAAAAATGGATATAGACGCTGCCGTGGCTCTAGAGAGTCTATTCCTTTCTGCTTCAAAAGATAACATAGAATTACTAGCTGTGTCAGGCTACAGAACTTATGAATATCAAGATAAACTTTACAAGAAGAGTAAAAATACTACCCGTGCATCGGACAAAGCTACATCCGAATATGTAGCTAAACCTGGAACTAGTGAGCATCAATCAGGATTGGCTATGGACGTACTTTCTGATGAATGCTTTTATCTAAATGATAGCTTTAGCCAAACAAATGCCTATGCTTGGCTTAAAGAAAACTGTTATAAATACGGTTTTATAATCCGTTATCCTAAAGGAAGAGAAAATATTACTGGATATTGTTTTGAGCCTTGGCACATAAGATATATTGGGTTACCTGCATCTAAAGAAATTATGGAATCAGATATTACTTTAGAAGAATATTTGCTACCTACTGGGAACTAA
- a CDS encoding GNAT family N-acetyltransferase produces MEWNIKNFNQLSVEDIYEILQIRNEVFVVEQKCAYQDCDGKDKHAYHLFYSHKGKIVSYLRILEKGISYKEISIGRVLTKKEYRNKGLIRKGMLKAINFIEENLGENSIRISAQEYLKDFYKSLGFKEVSEVYLEDNIPHVEMLYGSN; encoded by the coding sequence ATGGAGTGGAATATAAAAAATTTTAACCAATTAAGTGTAGAAGATATATATGAGATATTACAAATAAGAAATGAAGTTTTTGTTGTAGAACAAAAATGTGCTTATCAGGATTGTGATGGTAAAGATAAACATGCATATCATTTATTCTATAGTCATAAGGGTAAAATTGTATCTTATTTAAGGATTTTAGAGAAAGGAATATCCTATAAGGAAATTTCTATAGGAAGGGTTTTAACTAAAAAAGAGTACCGGAATAAAGGTTTAATAAGGAAAGGCATGCTAAAAGCAATAAATTTTATAGAAGAAAATTTAGGAGAGAATTCAATTAGAATTTCAGCTCAGGAATACCTAAAGGATTTTTATAAAAGTTTAGGTTTTAAAGAAGTTTCTGAGGTTTATTTAGAGGATAATATTCCACATGTAGAGATGTTATACGGTTCTAATTAA
- a CDS encoding glycosyltransferase family 39 protein, whose protein sequence is MKTLFARHKKFQLNKLDKIYLFFITIIGILTRISFILNVPCNPVSDFKKYQIIATNIFTGNGHSYLGKPTAFQAMGYPYTLGYFYKLMGSNNIFLGKILNVLLSSVTLIIILFILFKLCKNMLSVHIAYTIITFIPNYIAYNNVLGSEILITFLLAVIIYLQLCNFNATLRYITMGIFIGLAALTKPFFLMYTIIISIIHWLKSKNRKETFKLFSITTVLMFIVVAPWTYRNYKKFNLIIPVSHNGGYVLFINNNSNNKTGAWMPVANIYVSESLKREFYEHNFKYRDKSQNEVDQIMLSPSLDNLFKKEAKKWIWNHPLRFCQLGLIRLRNTFFHGAGDIYQWTMASNEATKYSTFLKTNFINTIFNGYVYILNFFGFIFVIYNIKRILVGLFKKETKIDYVTSIPFFNIAFFILIAFVFEGQQRYNFPILFLCSLCITTFIEKLDVSNNYQSTTIHKARQFF, encoded by the coding sequence ATGAAAACACTATTTGCTAGACATAAAAAATTTCAACTTAATAAATTAGATAAAATATATCTATTTTTTATAACTATTATAGGAATATTAACTCGTATTTCTTTTATATTAAATGTACCTTGCAATCCTGTTTCAGATTTTAAAAAGTATCAAATTATAGCTACCAATATTTTTACAGGTAATGGTCATTCCTATTTAGGAAAACCTACTGCTTTTCAAGCAATGGGCTATCCATATACCCTAGGCTATTTTTATAAACTAATGGGATCTAATAATATATTCTTAGGTAAAATATTAAATGTTTTACTATCATCTGTAACTCTAATAATTATTTTATTTATACTATTTAAGTTGTGTAAAAATATGCTTTCAGTACATATAGCATATACAATAATAACTTTTATTCCAAACTATATTGCCTATAATAATGTTTTAGGCTCAGAGATACTAATAACATTTTTACTAGCAGTAATAATTTACCTACAACTATGTAATTTTAATGCTACTCTCCGATACATAACTATGGGAATTTTTATAGGGCTTGCTGCCTTAACTAAACCCTTCTTTTTAATGTATACCATAATAATCTCAATAATTCATTGGTTAAAAAGTAAAAATAGGAAAGAAACTTTTAAATTATTTTCTATTACTACTGTACTCATGTTTATAGTAGTGGCTCCTTGGACTTATAGAAACTACAAAAAATTCAATTTGATAATTCCTGTGTCTCACAATGGTGGATATGTATTATTTATTAATAATAACAGCAATAATAAAACTGGTGCTTGGATGCCTGTTGCAAACATATACGTATCTGAAAGTTTAAAAAGAGAATTTTATGAACATAATTTTAAGTATAGAGATAAATCTCAAAATGAGGTAGATCAGATTATGTTAAGTCCCTCCTTAGATAATTTATTTAAAAAAGAAGCAAAAAAATGGATATGGAATCATCCCCTTAGATTTTGCCAGCTAGGCTTAATTAGATTGCGTAACACCTTTTTCCACGGTGCAGGAGACATATATCAATGGACAATGGCTAGTAATGAAGCAACAAAATACTCAACTTTTTTAAAAACTAACTTTATTAATACTATTTTCAACGGATATGTTTATATACTAAATTTCTTTGGTTTTATTTTCGTTATATATAATATAAAAAGAATATTAGTTGGTTTATTTAAAAAAGAAACTAAAATTGATTATGTAACTTCTATACCATTTTTTAATATCGCATTCTTTATACTAATAGCTTTTGTTTTTGAAGGACAACAACGATACAATTTTCCTATACTATTTTTATGTTCACTATGTATAACTACTTTTATAGAAAAACTTGATGTAAGTAATAATTATCAGAGTACTACTATACATAAAGCACGACAGTTTTTTTAA